The following proteins are co-located in the Fimbriiglobus ruber genome:
- a CDS encoding LysM peptidoglycan-binding domain-containing protein, with the protein MQPAPPAPAVIPPAPAVVTPAGPKPIEAPAAVTPNENTGILRERTTSQPAAQPAPTMLLPVPPATASNTPSGSTAGRSSSGDANVRPAAATGDTRSTFDVDFYQPKANDTYESISKLHYGDAKYAAALRTFNKGAELGRTDNIQVPPMYVLRKGGAQPVSRTADQVRTPAPTTDRTEWTPASGRVTPESESAATYTISKTGMTMWDVAEETLGDRSKWRRLWELNPSFDPNDLPAGTKLKLPSDAKAKKP; encoded by the coding sequence TTGCAACCCGCACCGCCGGCCCCGGCTGTGATTCCACCGGCCCCGGCCGTCGTGACGCCCGCGGGACCGAAACCGATCGAGGCGCCGGCGGCGGTCACCCCAAATGAGAACACCGGCATTCTCCGGGAGCGAACGACTTCCCAACCGGCCGCGCAACCCGCACCGACCATGCTCCTGCCCGTCCCCCCCGCGACGGCCTCTAATACGCCGTCGGGGAGTACAGCCGGGCGATCGTCATCGGGCGACGCGAACGTCCGACCGGCCGCGGCTACGGGCGACACGCGATCGACCTTCGACGTGGATTTCTACCAGCCGAAAGCCAACGACACTTACGAGTCGATCAGCAAGCTGCACTACGGTGACGCGAAGTATGCGGCAGCGTTGCGGACGTTCAACAAGGGAGCCGAACTGGGCCGGACCGACAACATCCAGGTGCCGCCGATGTACGTACTCCGCAAAGGCGGCGCGCAACCCGTGTCCAGAACCGCAGACCAGGTCCGCACCCCGGCCCCGACGACCGACCGCACGGAATGGACGCCCGCCAGCGGACGCGTGACCCCCGAAAGTGAGTCGGCCGCGACTTACACGATTTCCAAAACCGGCATGACCATGTGGGACGTGGCGGAAGAGACACTCGGCGACCGCAGCAAATGGCGGCGCCTGTGGGAACTCAACCCGAGCTTCGATCCGAACGACCTGCCCGCGGGCACGAAGCTGAAGCTCCCGTCGGACGCGAAGGCGAAAAAGCCGTAA